One window of Myxocyprinus asiaticus isolate MX2 ecotype Aquarium Trade chromosome 4, UBuf_Myxa_2, whole genome shotgun sequence genomic DNA carries:
- the zgc:112294 gene encoding transmembrane protein 17A yields the protein MPVFYTPIPQNLRVGLANISGSVFINNRTRDSGDFRDPYQDNEVCSEVSSHLSLQMLLYFNMFFFPFWWISEVVMLELKFSLLPTYYQCLLVTGMVLISIFEVLRVYLGYMGNLKEKVPELAGFWLISFLFQLPILLFFITDQDIIILPLEWAVHSLYLAFLLAEVLASFLALRVMTRKLALQFHMRQFGPVQSLHTGEALPLFALQYGGRSVLPVRDIQPH from the exons ATGCCTGTGTTTTACACACCTATTCCTCAGAATCTGAGAGTAGGTCTGGCTAATATAAGTGGGTCAGTGTTTATAAATAACAGGACGAGAGACAGTGGAGACTTCAGGGATCCTTATCAGGATAATGAAG TGTGCAGTGAGGTCTCGTCTCATCTCTCACTGCAGATGTTGCTGTATTTCAACATGTTCTTCTTCCCCTTTTGGTGGATTTCTGAGGTTGTGATGCTGGAATTAAAG TTCTCTTTACTGCCAACGTATTACCAGTGCTTGTTGGTGACAGGAATGGTGCTGATCAGCATATTTGAAGTGTTGCGAGTGTATCTGGGTTACATGGGGAACCTCAAAGAGAAG GTTCCAGAGTTAGCTGGATTCTGGCTGATCTCCTTCCTCTTCCAGCTGCCTATACTCCTCTTCTTCATCACTGATCAAGACATCATCATCCTTCCTCTAGAGTGGGCCGTTCACTCTCTCTACCTGGCCTTCCTCCTGGCCGAGGTGCTGGCATCGTTTCTCGCCCTGCGGGTCATGACTCGTAAACTTGCTCTGCAGTTTCACATGAGACAGTTTGGCCCCGTCCAGAGTCTCCATACAGGAGAAGCTCTGCCTCTGTTTGCACTTCAGTATGGGGGCAGGAGTGTGTTGCCTGTAAGAGACATCCAGCCACACTGA